The Microbulbifer sp. TB1203 nucleotide sequence GTGGCCCTCAACGACGCCTTCTGCCGCTTCATGGGGTATCCCCGTGAGGATCTGCTGGGCCGTAGCGATTTCGACTACTTCCCGCACGACGAGGCCCAGGTCTTCTGGAAGAAGGACGACGTGGTGCTCTCCACCGGGCAGGAGAACGTCAACGAGGAGTGCTTTACCGGCGCGGATGGGATGAGGCGGATCATCTCGACCAAGAAGACGCGCATGAAGGTGCGCGGCGAGGTCTACTTGGTGGGGGTGATTCGTGACATCACCGAGATGAAGCGGGTCGAGAACGAGCTCAGGGAAGCCCGGGATGCGGCCGAGACGGCCAGCCGCGCCAAGAGCCTGTTCCTGGCCAGCATGAGCCACGACCTGCGCACGCCCATGTTCGGCGTGCTCGGGTTCACCGATCTGCTCAGGGAAACCAACCTCGACCCGATCCAGCGTGAGTACGTTCGGCTTGTGGACCAGTCCGCGAGTTCCCTGCTGGGGTTGCTCAACGACGTCCTTGACTTCTCGAAGATCGAGGCCGGTGAGCTGGTCTTGGAGCAAGGCACTTTCCGCCTCGACGACGTGCTGGGGGAGTCCATGCATTCCCACGCGGCGCCTGCGGCGGACAAGAGTCTGGAGCTCGCCTACCACCTGCCTCCCGAGCTGGCGGATCTGACGGTCGAGGGCGACCGGCTCCGCCTCCGCCAGGTCATCGACAACCTGGTGAGCAATGCGGTCAAGTTCACGGACGAGGGGCACGTCGCGGTGGACGTCTCAGCCGTCTCCCGCGCCGACCCGGAGCTGGTGCTCCGGTTCGAGGTGGAGGACACGGGCATCGGCATCCCGAAGGAGCGGCGGGCCGAGATCTTCGAGGCTTTCCAGCAGCTCAAGCCTCCCGCGGCCCGCGAGGGTGTGGGGCTGGGCCTGGCCATCGCAGCGAGGCTGGTGGAGCGGATGGGGGGTGAGATTGGCGTTCAGAGCGAGCCGGGCCGTGGCAGCACCTTCTGGTTCACCGCCCGTCTGGGGGTGGCAGGCGAAGTGCCGCGCTTCAGGACGTCGCGGGACATCCTGCGAGGCCGCCGGGTCCTGGTGGTAGATGATTATCCCCTCAACCTGCGCATCCTCACTGAGATCGTCGAGAGCTGGGAGATGGAGCCCGCCGCGGTGAGCTCGGGTCCCATGGCCCTGGAGGAGCTGCGGCGGGCCGTCGGGGCGGGCGCACCCTACGACCTGGTGCTGCTCGATCAACTCATGCCCGAGATGTCGGGGCTGGAGGTTGCCGAGCGAATGCGCGGGGAGGACGCCCTGCGAGATTTGCCCATTGTTCTCCTCTCCTCGGCGGCGGTAGGGCTGGTCGAGCCCGGTCGCCTCCGGTCCGCCCGGATTTCACACTCCTTGCTCAAGCCCGTCACGCAGCTTGAGCTGTGGACGGCCGTCGTCGAGGCGCTGGGCAACCCCGCGGAGAAGGCTCCGTCCAAGGCCCGGCCCGGCGTCGTCAGCACCCGCCGGGTGCTGCTCGCGGAGGACTCGCCGGTGAACCAGGCGTTGGTCATCCGCCTCCTGGAGAAGCGCGGCCACGATGTCACGCTCGCGCGCAACGGCCGGGAGGCGGTCGAGGCCTTCGAGCCGGGCCGGTTTGACATCCTGCTCATGGACGTCCAGATGCCCGAGCTGGACGGTTTCGACGCCACCCGAGCCATCCGAGCCGCCGAGCGGGAGTCAGGCACCCATGTTCCCATCATCGCCATGACCGCCCATGCCATGAAGGGCGATCGAGAGAAATGTCTCGAGGCCGGTATGGACGACTACCTGACCAAGCCGGCCCGGGCCGAAGACCTCTACGCCGCGGTGGAGGACACCGGACCAGAGCAAGCGTCGAGCACATCCCGGCGCCAAGACCCTCTGGGTGGACACTAACTTTAGAAAATATGTTCAATCAAGCTATGGATGGATCAATATGAATCAAAGGCATCATTCCGGTGGCAAACTGTCTGCTGTAGACATTACGAAAAAGCTACATTTCATAATGATGTTTTTCATATTGTGCCTGCTTTCTGATAAAGGGTTTTCAGAGAATGTAGTCGTCGGATTTGGCATCGACAAACCACCATTTGTGATCGGGTCCTCCAAGAAAGGATTAGAAATTGATATATTTCGTGAGGCGCTGGCATACAAAGGGCATACTTTAGAAGTCATTCACTTGCCTAACAAACGACTTCAGAAAGCATTGCTCACTATACAAGGTATTGACGCGGTAGCCACAGTTCGGCAGGTACCTGGAGATGGGTTGTATTATGTCGATGATTTTATATATTTTGATAATTACGCCATTTCCAGAAAAAAAGACAACTTGAAAATCAATGAAATTTCCGATCTGGTGGGGCATTCAATTGTAGCTTGGGAAAATGCATATCGGGATCTTGGCGCTACTTTTGAAGAACTTTTCCAACCCACTCCACCCAAACCTTACAAGAGATATTATATCGAACATAATAGTCAAAAGGGCCAAAATGAAATGTTCTGGAGAGGTCGATCCCAAATTATTATAGTTGATGAAACCGTTTTTAAATGGCATCGAAAACAATTGAGTAAAAAGTATGATACAACTGATGAGGTTGTTTATCATCCTATCTTTTCAGGGAGAACCTATTTTCAAGCTGCTTTCAAGAGCAAGGAATTAGCAAAAGACTTTGAAGAGGGTTTAAAACATATAAAAAGGACTAGTGTGTACGATCATCTCTATAAAAAATACACAAAATAAGCACATGAATTAAGCCATTACGGAGCAAATGAACTGAGAGAGTATTCTGCATTCGATAAAAAAACAGACTTCACGGTGGCAAGGTTGCCACCGTGAAGTCTGTTCCCCCTCTGTCAGGGTAAATGTCGCTTCGAGTTGTTAGAGTGTGCAACCGTGTTGGGGGCGATAGGAGCCGTGAGTGAGGTATTCTCCGGAGCGCAAGGAGGCCCGGATTTCTTCCGTGCCCGACTGGATCAGATGACCCGCGCCATCCGCTGGCGGTGCTGGCCACGCGGATGTCGTGGGTGAGGCCACGGTGCCATGTGATGCAACGTAGATCGGGCATTTCCGCCGCGCGCTCGGCGAGGCTGGGAAGGAATGAGATGCTCAAGGCCACGATCGATGCGGCGGTGCGGTCTGCCGAGTTCGAGCGGGTGATCGTGGGCGCCATGCAAGAGAAGGCGATCGCCTATCCGACGGACAGCCGGCTGCGGGTGATTGCGCGCCACCGGGTGGTCAAGGCGGTGCGGAGTTACACTAGGTTATACTGCTTGAAGGGACGCTACCCGCCGCTTGCCTTACGCTCTTGCGAGTCACGGGCTACCTCTCAACCTCTTTCCACCTGCCCCCTACTGCCAGGAGCTCAGAAGAGGCGACGACTATCCTGACACAGGAGGGACAGCGGGAACCAATCCGATGGACAGCCCGTCGGAAGTCGGAGGACATATTAAAGATATGCGGGTTGGGGAGGCACTGCGGGCATTCTACACGCGGGTGCGTAGCCAGGTCGGCCTGCGCATATTCGCCAGCGTCCTGCTGTTCAGCTTCGCGGTCACCCTGACGCTCACCGCCATCCAGCTCTACCTCGAGTATCGGCGCGGCGTCGATGCGATCGACAGCCAGCTCGTGCAGATCGAATACGGCTATCTCGGCAGCCTGCGCGAAGGCCTGTGGCGACTCGACGAGGGGTACCTGCAGGCCCAAGTGGATGGCATCGTCCGGCTGCCGCACATCCGTGCCGTCGAAATCCGCGAAATCGCAGACAGGGCTCCTCTGGTCGTGACCGCGGGCCAGCGGGCGAGCCATGGGGCCGTGGCGAAGGAATTTCCCATCTTCTATTCCGTCCGGGGAACAGAGCAGCGGATCGGCACCCTCTATGTCGAGGCGACCCTGACCGAGCTGTACCGGGAGTTGCGCCGCACCGCCCTGGTCATCCTGCTCAACGAGGGCCTGAAGACCTTCCTGGTCTCCGCCTTCATCCTCTACATCGTCCACCGCCTCGTCACCCGTCACCTGACGACCCTGGCGCGGTTCGTCCAAGGTTACGACCTCCGTAACCCGCCGCCGCCGCTGCGGCTGTCGCGTGGTCCCCAGGAGGCGGAGGACGAGCTCGGCCAGGTGGCCGCCGCTTTCAATACCATGTGCGCAAACCTGCAGCGGGCCTATACCGATCTGCGCGAGCGGGAAGCGCGCATCCAGCGGCTGGTGGACTCCAATATCATCGGGGTGTTCTTCTGGACCCTGGCCGGTGAGGTCACCGCCGCCAACGATGCCATGCTCCGCATGATCGGCTACGACCGCCAGGCGTTGCGCTCGGGCCGGATCCAATGGGCCGAGCTGACTCCGCCGGAGCACGAGGCGGCCGATGCCCGGGCCATGGAAGAGCTCCGGGCCGGGGGGGCCTGTCAGCCGTACGAGAAGGAATTTCTCCGCCGGGACGGCAGCCGGGTGCCGGTCCTCATCGGCGCCGCGCTGTTCGAGGGCTCGCGGGACGAGGGCGTCGCCTTCGTGCTCGATCTGACCGAGCGCCGGCGGGCCGAGGCCGAACGCGCCGCGCGCCAGAGCGCCGAGGCGGCCAACGCCGCCAAGAGCGCGTTCCTGGCCAGCATGAGCCATGACCTGCGCACGCCCATGTTCGGCGTGCTCGGGTTCACCGATCTGCTCAGGGAAACCAACCTCGACCCGATCCAGCGTGAGTACGTGCGGCTTGTGGACCAGTCCGCGAGCTCCCTGCTGGGGTTGCTCAACGACGTCCTTGACTTCTCGAAGATCGAGGCTGGTGAGCTGATCTTGGAGCAAGGCACCCTCCGCCTCGACGACGTGCTGGGGGAGTCCATGCATTCCCACGCGGCGCCTGCGGCGGACAAGAGTCTGGAGCTCGCCTACCACCTGCCTCCCGAACTGGCGGATCTGACGGTCGAGGGCGACCGGCTCCGCCTTCGTCAGGTCATCGACAACCTGGTGAGCAATGCGGTCAAGTTCACGGACGAGGGGCACGTCGCGGTGGACGTCTCAGCCGTCTCCCGCGCCGACTCGGAGGTGGTACTCCGGTTCGAGGTGGAGGACACGGGCATCGGCATCCCGAAGGAGCAGCGGGCCGAGATCTTCGAGGCTTTCCAGCAGCTCAAGCCTCCCGCGGCCCGCCAGGGCGTGGGGCTGGGCCTGGCCATCGCAGCGAGGCTGGTGGAGCGGATGGGGGGGGAGATAGGCGTCCAGAGCGAGCCGGGCCGTGGCAGCACCTTCTGGTTTACCGCCCGTCTGGGGGTCGCAGGCGAGGTGTCGCGTTTCAGGGCGTCGCGGGACCTCCTGCAAGGCCGCCGGGTACTTGTGGTGGATGACTACCCCCTCAATCTGCGCATCCTCACCGAGATCGTCGAGAGCTGGGAGATGGAGCCCGCCGCGGTGGGCTCGGGTCCCATGGCCCTGGAGGAGCTGCGGCGGGCCGTCGGGGCGGGCGCGCCCTACGACCTGGTGCTGCTCGATCAGGTGATGCCCGAGATGTCGGGGCTGGAGGTTGCCGAGCGGATCCGCGGGGACGACGCCCTGCGGGATCTGCCCATCGTCCTCCTCTCCTCGGCGGCGGCGGGACTGGTCGAGCCCGGGCGCCTCCGGTCCGCCCGGATCTCACACTCCTTGCCCAAGCCCGTCTCGCAGCTTGAGCTGTGGACGGCCGTCGTCGAGGTTCTGGGCGCCCCCACGGAGAAGGCCCCGTCCAAGGACCGGCCCGGCGCCGTCAGCACCCGCCGGGTGCTGCTCGCGGAGGATTCGCCGGTGAACCAGGCGCTGGTCATCCGCCTCCTGGAGAAGCGCGGCCACGATGTCACGCTCGCGCGCAACGGCCGGGAGGCGGTCGAGGCCTTCGAGCCGGGCCGGTTTGATATCCTGCTCATGGATGTCGAGATGCCAGAGATGGACGGTTTAGACGCCACCCGAGCCATCCGTGCCGCCGAGCGGGAGTCAGGCACCCACGTTCCCATCATCGCCATGACCGCCCATGCCATGAAGGGCGATCGAGAGAAATGTCTCGAGGCCGGCATGGACGACTACCTCACCAAGCCGGCCCGGGCCGAAGACCTCTACGCCGTGGTAGAGGGCACTGGGCCAGAGCAAGCGTCGAATGCACCCACCCGGCGGAGCTAGACGTGGAAGTATGGGGCCCGGCGCTGGACCAAGACCGGTCAGCAAAATCCCCGGCAGATCACTCTGCCGAGTCCCGGGAGAGAGGTGTCCTTTCCTTCCTCCTTATTTAGTAATTGCGGAGAAGGAACTCGATAAGACGCCTTAAATTTAGACGTAACTCTGGAAATTGAACCGGAGCATTCCGATGCGGCATTTTACCGTGGCTCGATCCGGTCCGGTTCCCGCTCCAGGTACTCAAAAAACTCGAAGTCCGCCGCCCGTCGACGACCGGAGGTATCCTGGCAGGCCATTCCGACAAAGGCGCCGGTAAAACTCTTGCCCTCGCCGCGGCCGGCCTCATCGGAAATCAGCGAATAGTCCAGGCAGACATCTATACGCTGCCAGTTTTTCCCGTCCAGAGACCAGGAGAAAAAGAGTTTTTCAAAGTCCACCTCGGCGCGCAGATAGAGGGCGCAACCCCGCGGCAGGGGGATTTCCTTAACGCTCTCGTGCGGATAATTCAGATTCCACTGCTGCTGCCCCTCACAACTCAAAATGGCGAGATACCTCTGGCCGGCGTCGTTGCAGCTGGCAAAAAGATAGTGGAACTTGTGCGCGTTGTAATAGCAGATCAGGCCCGCCGCCTGTTGGGAATTGTCCGGCTCGAATTCCATTCTGGTGGTGGCGGTGAAGCGGAAGGCCTGTTGCCGTCGTGCCACCAGCGCCTGTTTGAACCAGGAGCCGATGGACTCGTGCCCGTATAGGCGCAGGTAACCGGGCCTGTCTTTCAATGAGAACAGAGTTTCTTCCCAAGGGATGCGCAGCCACTGAAAATCCAGCGGCAGCCTGTCGCAATCGAATGTGGTTCTGGGCGGGGATTCGGGCCAGGGGTGCGGTGGCAGGTCCGGCACATCCGTTTCGAGATCCGGCCTGTTGCCGCCGTTGTCGAGGCGCAGCCAGCCGTCCTTGCTCCAATAAGCTTTTTGTATCGCGGTTTCCCGGCCGAGGGGACAGCGGCGCTGGCCGGAGTTGCCGTGCAGGGACAGGGGGCGACCGCACAGGTGCACAATATAAATTTCGCCCCGCGGTGTTTCCACCCAGTCGCCGTGGCCGGAGCGCTGCAGTGACAGTTGCGGATCATCCTTCGATGTCACGATATGTTTTATCGGGTCCACCTCGTAGGGGCCGGTGATTTTTTTCGAGCGCGCCATGGTGATGGCGTGGTCGTAGCCGGTGCCGCCCTCTGCGGTCATCAGGTAGTAGTAGCCGTTGCGCCGGTAGAGGTGCGGTGCCTCGGTCAGGCGCAGCTCTGTGCCTTTGAAAATATTGGTGATGGGGCCGATCAATTGCTTTTCTTTCGGGCAGTATTCCTGCAGCAGTATGCCGTTGAAGGAGTGGCGGCCCGGGCGGATATCCCACTGCATATTCACCAGCCACTTGCGGCCGTCGTCGTCGTGGAACAGGGAGGCGTCGAAACCGCTGCTATTCAGGGGCACCGGGTCGGACCAGCGGCCGTCCACGGTGGCGCAGGTGGTGAGATAGTTGTGGCTGTCCTTGAAGGAGCCCTCGTGGCGTTTTACATCGGTGTACACCAGCCAGAAAAGGCCGTCGCTGTAGGTCAGGCAGGGCGCCCAGATGCCGCCGGAATCCGGATTGCCGCGCATATCCAGCAATTCGGCGCGGTCCAGGGGGCGCGCGGTCAAGCGCCAGTGCACCAGGTCGCGGGAGTGGTGGATCTGTACTCCCGGATACCACTCGAAGGTGGAAGTGGCGATGTAGAAATCATCGCCGACGCGCACTATGGAGGGATCCGGATTGAAGCCGGGCAGAATCGGATTTCTGATTTTGCTGTTCATGGCGTACTTGAAGATGGAACGGGTTGGGACGAATCGCCGGCGGGGAGATACTCCTGCCAACCGCGGGTCAGTTTGTAGAAGTGCAGGCAGCCGATCACGAGTGCTCCCGCGATCACGGAACTGCCGGCAAAGGCGAAGACAATGCCGAACAGTGCCTGCTCTGTCTGCTCCACATTGGCCTGGTAGCCGAAGAAGGCCAGCACCCAGCCGGTAAGGCCGCCGCCGATGGAGTTGCCCACTTTGAGCGCGAACAGGTGGCCGGCAAAAAACATGGCCATGGCGCCCCTGCCTGTCGTTTTCAATCCGTAATCCACGGTATCGGGCACGGTGGAAAACAGCAGGGGCACGAACATCATATGGAAGTAGTTGGACAACATGGTCAGGGACAAGGCCGGCAGCACCCATTCCCGAGGCACCAGAAACAGAAGCGCGTTCAGGGTGATAGTGCCGCACAGGGCTAGCTTCATCACTTTTACCTTGCACCATCTCTTCACCAGCCAGCCGGCGGTGAGGGCGCCGGCGACACCGGCGAGCATGGTCAGTCCCATAAACATCGACAGCAGGTTAGTGGTATCGGCGAAGAAGCCGCTCATGGTGTTGACCAGATAGTAATCGACAAAATAGGGCTTGGCCGCGCTCTGCATGGCGCCGCGGATCATGATGATCAAGGTGGCCAGGGCGATGAGCAGCCATTGGGAATTGCTGAACATGGCCTTCAGGTCGGCGGCGGGGCTGGCCTTCGACGCGCCCTCGTCCGGCTGTAGGCGCTCTCTGGTCAGCGAAAAACAGCCGAGGAAACAGAGTACGGCGATAACCGCCATTACCGCCATGGCCAGGGGGAAACCCAATTGCTGGTTGTCCCCGCCCAGCAGCGCCGCCAGCGGGAAAATGGAAGTGGTCACCAGGAAGCCGCCCACCATGGCCATGGCGAAGCGGTAAGTCTGCAGGTTGGCGCGCTCTTCGCTGTCCGCCGTCATCACGCCTCCCAAGGCCGAGTAGGAAATATTGACGGCGGTGTAGGCGCTCATCAGCAAGGCATAGCTGATATAGGCGTAGACCAGCTTGGTGCCGGCATCGGAGCCGGGCGTGACAAAGGCGGCCACGGCGAGCATACCGTAGGGAACGGCCACCCACAGCATCCAGGGCCGGTAGCGACCGTGCCTGGATCTGGTGCGGTCGGCGATGGCGCCCATGATGGGATCGGTTACCGCATCGAACAACCGCACCACCAGCATCAGGGTACCGGCGGCGGCTGCGGTGATGCCGTAGATGTCGGTGTAGAAATAGAGCAGGACGTTGATCACGGCCTGGTAGACGATATTGCTGGCGGTGTCGCCGAGGCCATAGCCCAGCTTCTCCTTCAGGCTGAGGGAGACTCGCTTCATGGGTTTTCCCTTTATTGTTTTTATCGCTCTCATCCACGTTATGGTAGCGCTATCACCTTAAGTTGCACTTACAGGTCCTACCTGTCAAGCATTGCGGCTGGAAGTGTAATGCACCCCGGGAGGCTGTTTGCAGGCGAATGGCGCAGGGGAGAAGCGCGTATTCAATATAGGCATCGAGATATGCTGCGCATGTGGCAGTGCTGTCAAGGTCCTCAGGTGATCGGGAAGGAAGGGGTGTAAATGGAGAAAAAACGGGCAGGTTCTCAGGCGATTATTGTCACCCGGATGCCAAAAAATCTCCGAACTGGTTGAAAAGGTCACCAACCGCATTATCAACGGGATAGAGTATATCTCCCGCGTGACCTGCGACCTGTCCAGCAAGTTGCCGGTTACATCGAGTGGGAGTAGGGCACTAAAATTCGGCGCTGGGCGATACCGACAGGGCCCGCAGGTTATGCAGCACTTTTTCGGCCCGGGCGATGTTGGTCAGCAATTCGTCGTTGTCCGGGTCCAAGGTTTTGGCTTCGCGCCAGACGTCCAGGGCCCGGTCGATATCGCCCTGGCTGTATAAATCATTGCCCCGCTTGATCGCCGTTTCGATCCGGACGTTTAACTGGGTCCGGAACTGCGATTGCAGGGGCGACAGTTGCGGATGCCGCGGTGACCGTTGCTGTAGCCGGTTCAGATGTTGTCGCGCGCCGAGCAGATCGCCGGCATCCAGCGCCTGCTGCAATGCCTTGACAGCCCCGTTGTCAAAGGAGGCCTTGGCCGGTTGGCGTTTCGCCCGGCGAAGCTGGCGGTCGGCCAGGGCCAGGTCGCGTTCGATGTCGTCCTGCTGATAGTCGTCGCCGTACAAACGCTGTGCAATCTGCAAACCGCGGCGGGCCAGCGAATAGTCCCGCCGTTCCAATGCCCGCTGCGCATAATGCTGCAGCTCTTTGGCCGATTTACGGCATTTGCGGTGATAACTGTTCAGTTCCAGCCAGGTCAGCGGGCCGGGGCCTTTGACTTGCCGCAGGCGCTGGTAGGCATCGGCGTCTTTCAGCAATTGCTCGCCGCGATGGATCGCCAGATCCATACGCACCAGCTCTTCGCGCAACTGGCGCCGCTCGGCCAATTGCTGCCGCGCCGAACTCAGTATCTGGCTGTCTGGCAGCGCGCCGGTGGCGCCACGAAAAATTCCGTCGGCGCCGCGCCAGTCGTCCTGCTGCTCCAGCCGGCTCGCGGCACGGATTACGTCACGCTCGAACTGCCGGAGGCCGCTGTGCAATTGTTTGATTTGTTGTTGCTGAACCGGCGTCGCAATATCCAGTTTCTGCAGCCGGTCGAGTTCGGCCGACTGCCGGCGGACCTGTTGCAGCGCGTCGGGCGGAAAACCTTCCAGCGCCTGCTGCTTCATTGGTATAAGGTTGCAGGCCGGCAGCAGCGGCAATAGCAACAGCCATAGCAGCAGCGCTGACCGGCTAGTATGGGACACCACACTAGGCATGGCCGACAGCCCGCCGGCTCTGTTGATTGGCCTGATAGTTCAGCACCTCCTGCAGATTGGCCTGCAGCAGCGGCTGAAATTTGCGATGGATATCCTGCACCGAATAGATCCTCACCGGCGCCGACTTGCCGCGGATCGGCAGGGTCTGCCCGGCCTGCGCGATGACGCGCGACTGCAGAATGTTAAATAGTTCTTCTCGCATAATGATTTGATCCGGCCTGGCCACGGAGCATAACCTGGAAGCGAGGTTGACTGCATCCCCGACCACGGTGTATTCCATGCGGTCGTCGGAGCCCAGGTTGCCGGCCAGCATCATGCCGTAGTTGATGCCGATGCGAAAATGCACCTCGGGCCGGCCGTCGGCGCGGCGCTGCTCGTTTAACTGCGTCGCCAGCCGCTGAATCAATACCGCGCAGCTGACCGCGTTGAATGTGTGCTCGGTATCGTCCTCCAGCACGCCGAACGCCAGCATCGCACAGTCGCCGATAAATTTGTCGACCACCCCGCCATACAACGAACAGGCGCTTGAAATATAAGAGAAATATTCGTTTAACAATTCGGAGACCTGACTCGGCTGCAGCTTTTCCGACATCGCGGTAAAACCGACGATATCGGCGAACAGCACGGTCGCCTCGATCGGCCGGCTACTCAAGCGGATCTCGTCCAGATTGGCCAGTACCTTGTCGGCGACGTTTTTTGATACATAGCGGGAGAAGACCTGCTCCACCTGCGATTTCTTCAACAGCCCGGCCGCCATATTGTTGAAACCCTCGAATAAAAAGCCGATTTCGTCGTTGCGCCGGTCGTCGAGCCGGACCGCCAGGTCGCCGCGGTCGATGGCCCGGGTTGCTTCCATCAGATGGTGGATCGGCAGCGACAGGCGCCGGCTCAGCCAATAGGCCAGCAAGGACGCCAGTAAGGTCATGGCCAGCGTGGCGTAGATAATCGCATCGCGGGCCCTGGCCGCGGCCTGGTCCATCAGCGACGCCGACAAGGTCACCACCGCAGAGCCGACCCGGATGTCCTGGTAGATGGCCGGGGCGATAAAGCTGATCAACCGTTCCGGCGGCCTGTCCGCCGTGCGCCAGAACCAGGGCCGGGATATGACCCCGGATATGACCCCGGTTGAATCGAAAACGGTATTGGCCCGGTCCGGCTGGATACCGGCCGCCGACAGCAATTCGCCGTTATGGGCGTAAATACCGGCGCCGAGGACTTTTTCATCCAGGCCCAGGTTGGTGGTCAGCATGCGCAGGTTCAGGCTGTCCTCCGACAAAATCGGCTCACTGGCGAGTTTCGCCAGTTGCAGCGCCATGGTATGGCCGAAATCATGCAGTTGCGCCCGCATCAGGCGGTTCTGGTTATTGCTGATAAACCAGCCCAGGCTCGTCATCCCCAGCACCAGCAACAGGGTCATGACCAGAGCCAGTTTGAACGCAATCGGGATATGGCCGGGTAAGAACCGATACAGGCTCCTTTGTAACACGCTGATGGCAGGCCGCAGAACGGCTTTGATCTTGGTTTTCAACTGGCGTGCTCTCCATTATTCGTCATGCATAGCCCGGCGAGCGGGAATGGAACTATAACAGCTCTTGGGCGGCGGCAAGACTGCGATACTCTGGTCCTGCCGCCGACACCGGCCGGCGCCCTAAGTCCGGACCGAGCCCGGTGAACGTGTGCAGGTCACCACCACCACTCATCTTCTCTTGGTCTTCCTGCGGCAAGGTTGGGCCCGGTGGCCTTTGAATACGGCACCAAGCGTATGGGGCATGGCCGAGGCGGGCCGGCCCCGCCATTTTATTCCGTGATACCATTGGCAGTCTCTGCCACTCAGTTCACGGGAATCACGCCGATGAAGAATCCGAGTGCCGATATCCGGCGCCTTGAGCGCTTCGACCGGGACACGTCCGAATACACCCTGGCGATCATCACCGATGAGGACCACGCGTCGCGCCTTGAGCTGGAGAATGGCCAGGTCGCCTGGGCCTCCACCTTGCGCCACGACAGACTGTATCGCCACATCGACGGCGCCACCGGCATGGTACGTTACACCCTGGAGGACATTCCGCCGGAACAGGGGGGCGAACACCAGCTGATCAGCCTGCTTGCCGAGGGCGGACGCGGGGCTGAGTTTTCCGAACTGGTTATGTTCGGTGAACGCCTGATGACCTTTGATGATCGCACCGGACTGGTGTGCGAAATCCGCAACGGGAATCAACTGGTCCCACGGCATATCCTGATGGCCGGCTGTGGTGACGAGGTGTTCAAGGGCTTCAAGAGCGAGTGGGCCACCCTCTGGGGGGACCAACTGGTGATCGGCAGCCACGGGAAAAATCCCGCTGAAGAATGGGTCAAGATCCTCGATAGCAATTACGGCCTGGCCAGTGTGGACTGGAGCCAGCGCTACCAGCGCATGCGCGAAGCGCTGGGCGTGGACGGGGACGGCTACGTGATTCACGAGGCGGCGGAGTGGCACCCCTACCGCCGGGAGTGGCTGTTCTTTCCCCGCAAGATTTCCCACGAGCCGTATGACAAACACGCCGACGACCGCTACCGAGGCTCGAACCGGCTGATTGTCGCCAGCGAGGATTTCAGTGATATCCGCATCGTGCCCCTGGGCGAGCCTGTCCCCGGGCGGGGCACCTCCACCTTCAAGATTGTGCCCGGGCATCCCGAGGAGTGTATCGGCCTGAAAAGCGTCGAAATCGGAGACCACACCGAAACCTATTTCTTCGCTTTCAATCTCGATGGGGAAATCCTGCAGGAGGATACCCTGATCGGCCGCTACAAGTGCGAGGGGATTGAAATACTCTAGTCGTCCCGAACCCGAAGACCCCCAACTAAAAAAGAAAACACGGCTCGTTGCAGCCGTTGCATTTCTGCTGTGGGAGGAAAATACCATCGCTAAATGGCGTTTTGAGTTGTACCGGACAGATGAATATTGTCGCGTGTCGGCCACCGGCTCGGGGAGGGGCTGTGAAGT carries:
- a CDS encoding glycoside hydrolase family 43 protein — translated: MNSKIRNPILPGFNPDPSIVRVGDDFYIATSTFEWYPGVQIHHSRDLVHWRLTARPLDRAELLDMRGNPDSGGIWAPCLTYSDGLFWLVYTDVKRHEGSFKDSHNYLTTCATVDGRWSDPVPLNSSGFDASLFHDDDGRKWLVNMQWDIRPGRHSFNGILLQEYCPKEKQLIGPITNIFKGTELRLTEAPHLYRRNGYYYLMTAEGGTGYDHAITMARSKKITGPYEVDPIKHIVTSKDDPQLSLQRSGHGDWVETPRGEIYIVHLCGRPLSLHGNSGQRRCPLGRETAIQKAYWSKDGWLRLDNGGNRPDLETDVPDLPPHPWPESPPRTTFDCDRLPLDFQWLRIPWEETLFSLKDRPGYLRLYGHESIGSWFKQALVARRQQAFRFTATTRMEFEPDNSQQAAGLICYYNAHKFHYLFASCNDAGQRYLAILSCEGQQQWNLNYPHESVKEIPLPRGCALYLRAEVDFEKLFFSWSLDGKNWQRIDVCLDYSLISDEAGRGEGKSFTGAFVGMACQDTSGRRRAADFEFFEYLEREPDRIEPR
- a CDS encoding MFS transporter yields the protein MKRVSLSLKEKLGYGLGDTASNIVYQAVINVLLYFYTDIYGITAAAAGTLMLVVRLFDAVTDPIMGAIADRTRSRHGRYRPWMLWVAVPYGMLAVAAFVTPGSDAGTKLVYAYISYALLMSAYTAVNISYSALGGVMTADSEERANLQTYRFAMAMVGGFLVTTSIFPLAALLGGDNQQLGFPLAMAVMAVIAVLCFLGCFSLTRERLQPDEGASKASPAADLKAMFSNSQWLLIALATLIIMIRGAMQSAAKPYFVDYYLVNTMSGFFADTTNLLSMFMGLTMLAGVAGALTAGWLVKRWCKVKVMKLALCGTITLNALLFLVPREWVLPALSLTMLSNYFHMMFVPLLFSTVPDTVDYGLKTTGRGAMAMFFAGHLFALKVGNSIGGGLTGWVLAFFGYQANVEQTEQALFGIVFAFAGSSVIAGALVIGCLHFYKLTRGWQEYLPAGDSSQPVPSSSTP
- a CDS encoding adenylate/guanylate cyclase domain-containing protein translates to MKTKIKAVLRPAISVLQRSLYRFLPGHIPIAFKLALVMTLLLVLGMTSLGWFISNNQNRLMRAQLHDFGHTMALQLAKLASEPILSEDSLNLRMLTTNLGLDEKVLGAGIYAHNGELLSAAGIQPDRANTVFDSTGVISGVISRPWFWRTADRPPERLISFIAPAIYQDIRVGSAVVTLSASLMDQAAARARDAIIYATLAMTLLASLLAYWLSRRLSLPIHHLMEATRAIDRGDLAVRLDDRRNDEIGFLFEGFNNMAAGLLKKSQVEQVFSRYVSKNVADKVLANLDEIRLSSRPIEATVLFADIVGFTAMSEKLQPSQVSELLNEYFSYISSACSLYGGVVDKFIGDCAMLAFGVLEDDTEHTFNAVSCAVLIQRLATQLNEQRRADGRPEVHFRIGINYGMMLAGNLGSDDRMEYTVVGDAVNLASRLCSVARPDQIIMREELFNILQSRVIAQAGQTLPIRGKSAPVRIYSVQDIHRKFQPLLQANLQEVLNYQANQQSRRAVGHA